A window of the Lepisosteus oculatus isolate fLepOcu1 chromosome 14, fLepOcu1.hap2, whole genome shotgun sequence genome harbors these coding sequences:
- the LOC107076004 gene encoding uncharacterized protein isoform X3, producing the protein MANCLLTLQTELHSFMEVLLKSIVYEISQVFRNRMSDSENEFQDKLRSISQILVRRAVFKITQCVEESFGSEMAQLKKENESLKWRLQLWEKESGAGGDQGQTDHVGHTLPCEVTAEIKEEMDTKPELSGSEASGLPDTGERAPLEQQHSEEEWSFSLMQETELTAGEGKETLSEQHTESRQYVKDLDSVPMMKTQPEKETNGLLVSEDLTEKVNILYIKTITINFNEQESVSAQRLKEEELNEVDEFNLTEQDMEPQLIDPEEQQTDVPGEENGTRLLHTEKSQDREDFERRNSTKIKDSGRLSQDLAQNLFRMDTVVH; encoded by the exons ATGGCGAATTGTCTGTTAACTCTGCAAACCGAGCTTCACTCTTTCATGGAGGTTTTACTCAAATCGATCGTGTATGAAATTTCACAAGTTTTCCGAAACAGGATGTCGGACTCCGAGAACGAGTTTCAGGACAAACTCCGCAGCATCTCCCAGATCCTGGTGAGACGGGccgtgtttaaaatcacacagtgtgtggaggagagtttcgggagtgaaatggcgcagctgaagaaggaaaacgagagcctgaagtggagattgcagctgtgggagaaggagtcgggagcagGGGGAGATCAGGGACAGACAGATCATGTTGGACACACACTCCCCTGTGaagtcactgcagaaataaaagaagaaatggacacgAAACCGGAGCTGTCAG GCTCAGAGGCCAGTGGTCTCCCTGACActggggaaagggctcctcttgaacagcagcacagtgaggaggagtggagctttagtctgatgcaggagacagagctcactgccggagaagggaaagagacactcagtgagcagcacacagagagcagacagtaTGTCAaggatctggactctgtgcccatgatgaagacACAGCCCGAGAAAGAGACAAATGGACTTTTAGTATCTGAAGATTTAACAGAAAAGGTCAATATTCTATACATTAAGACTATTACAATAAATTTTAATGAACAGGAATCTGTGTCTGCACAGAGGCTCAAAGAGGAGGAGCTGAACGAAGTGGATGAGTTtaatcttacagagcaggacatgGAGCCCCAGCTGATTGACCCTGaagagcagcagactgatgtacctggtgaagagaacgGTACTAGGTTACTGCACACAGAGAAGAGTCAGGACAGGGAGGACTTTGAAAGGAGGAACAGCACCAAGATCAAAGACTCAGGAAGACTCAGTCAAGACCTTGCTCAG